The Peribacillus sp. FSL E2-0218 genome contains a region encoding:
- a CDS encoding aspartate aminotransferase family protein, producing MIETLKKADFAYAPFFLNNEEGIHNYTRSLKIIENTLADFLKGNDSPYSGKKPHELEARLNELSIASIKGETLESVAAELAEFVINDSMNVHSPTCIGHLHCPTLIPAVAAEMIISTLNQSMDSWDQSSTATFVEERLIKWLCNQAGLPEKADGVFTSGGTQSNYMGLLLARDAYCKRVWDVDVQQHGLPADSKKLRILCSEAAHFTVRKSAAQLGLGEQAVITIKTDANHRLSIDEMNQQLKLLKEQDLLPFAIVATCGTTDFGSIDPMADLAEIARANGIWLHIDAAYGGAMMLSRNFRESVKGMESADSITVDFHKLFYQPISCGAFLVSDRDHFQYIQHHADYLNPEEDEAEGMVHLVNKSIQTTRRFDALKLWMSLKVVGLDTFAEMIDYTCHLAGDAAAMIDKEDGFRVLNSHPELNAVVFRYDPEGVSAQLADQLNKQIQQELLNSGRAFLAKTRFEGQVFLKMTLLNPMTRLEHIEDILDEIRVLGEMFNMMEE from the coding sequence ATGATTGAAACCTTAAAGAAAGCTGACTTTGCCTATGCTCCATTTTTCCTGAATAACGAGGAAGGGATCCATAACTATACACGGTCTCTCAAAATCATAGAAAACACGTTAGCCGACTTCTTAAAGGGGAACGATTCCCCCTATTCCGGCAAAAAACCGCATGAATTGGAAGCAAGGTTAAATGAACTGTCCATTGCATCCATAAAAGGGGAGACCCTTGAGTCGGTTGCGGCCGAGCTAGCTGAATTTGTGATCAATGACAGCATGAATGTACACAGCCCGACCTGTATCGGGCATTTGCATTGCCCGACGTTAATACCAGCCGTGGCGGCCGAGATGATCATCAGTACGTTGAATCAATCGATGGATTCATGGGATCAAAGCTCGACTGCAACCTTTGTTGAAGAGCGACTAATCAAATGGTTGTGCAATCAGGCAGGATTACCGGAAAAAGCGGACGGTGTGTTTACCAGCGGCGGTACACAATCCAATTATATGGGCCTGCTGCTGGCCAGGGATGCGTATTGTAAGCGTGTTTGGGATGTCGATGTCCAACAACATGGACTGCCGGCCGATTCGAAAAAACTAAGGATTTTATGCTCGGAGGCCGCCCATTTTACGGTTCGTAAATCGGCAGCACAACTGGGGCTTGGTGAACAGGCGGTTATTACGATTAAAACGGATGCCAATCACCGTCTATCCATCGATGAAATGAACCAACAGCTGAAGCTCTTGAAGGAGCAGGATTTACTTCCATTTGCCATCGTTGCTACTTGTGGGACAACGGATTTCGGTTCGATCGATCCAATGGCTGATTTGGCTGAAATTGCGAGGGCGAACGGAATTTGGCTGCATATAGATGCCGCATATGGCGGTGCAATGATGTTGAGTCGCAATTTCAGAGAATCGGTAAAGGGAATGGAATCGGCGGATTCCATTACAGTCGATTTTCATAAACTATTCTATCAACCAATAAGCTGTGGTGCTTTCCTTGTTTCAGATCGTGACCACTTTCAATATATCCAGCATCATGCCGATTACTTGAATCCCGAGGAAGATGAAGCGGAAGGAATGGTCCACTTAGTCAATAAATCGATCCAAACAACGAGGAGATTCGATGCGCTGAAACTTTGGATGTCATTAAAGGTTGTTGGACTTGATACGTTTGCTGAAATGATCGATTATACATGTCATCTTGCAGGAGACGCAGCGGCAATGATCGATAAAGAGGACGGATTCCGTGTTTTGAACAGCCATCCTGAATTGAATGCAGTCGTATTCCGTTATGATCCAGAGGGAGTAAGTGCTCAGTTGGCAGATCAGTTAAATAAGCAGATCCAGCAGGAATTATTGAATAGCGGTCGCGCATTTTTAGCAAAAACCCGTTTCGAGGGCCAGGTTTTTTTAAAAATGACCCTACTGAATCCGATGACAAGGCTTGAGCATATAGAAGACATACTAGATGAGATTCGCGTACTAGGTGAAATGTTCAATATGATGGAGGAATGA
- a CDS encoding polyphosphate polymerase domain-containing protein, which yields MNGLQGRRELKHAITKADCHLLRNVLQNFMKLDPHGLDGKYLIRSVYFDNFDNKILRQKTEGFYHRDKFRARLYDHNTDFINLEKKSKRNNLTYKQKCRLSAAEYERIRSGDINWMSEDSRDILKDLYVQMTLFQIKPTTVVDYEREVFIYEYGNVRVTFDSHVKTSYRDTDFLNPELIVVDALDPDVVILEIKYDEFLPDIIKQSLSIIDTRKTAFSKYQLSRRYG from the coding sequence ATGAATGGTTTACAAGGAAGGCGGGAACTCAAACATGCAATCACCAAAGCGGATTGCCATTTATTAAGGAATGTCCTGCAAAACTTCATGAAGCTTGATCCCCACGGACTCGATGGGAAGTATTTAATTCGAAGTGTCTATTTCGATAACTTCGACAATAAAATCCTCCGGCAAAAAACGGAAGGGTTTTATCATAGGGATAAGTTCAGGGCCAGGCTTTATGATCATAATACCGATTTCATCAACCTGGAAAAAAAGAGTAAGCGGAATAACCTTACCTATAAACAAAAGTGCAGGCTTTCTGCCGCTGAATACGAACGGATCCGTTCAGGAGATATAAATTGGATGTCCGAGGATTCAAGGGATATCCTCAAGGACTTATACGTGCAAATGACGCTCTTCCAAATCAAGCCGACAACCGTCGTTGACTATGAAAGGGAGGTATTCATTTATGAGTACGGAAATGTCCGGGTCACCTTTGACAGTCATGTGAAAACGAGTTATCGCGATACGGACTTCCTGAATCCCGAATTAATCGTAGTCGATGCCCTCGATCCGGATGTCGTCATCCTGGAAATAAAGTATGACGAATTTCTTCCGGATATCATCAAACAATCGTTATCCATCATCGATACTAGAAAAACGGCTTTTTCAAAATATCAACTAAGCAGAAGATACGGCTGA
- a CDS encoding DUF4956 domain-containing protein — MDTTTTSTTFNDIFKSSFLDKTESFSIIDSLIGLLLAFAIGLFIYVIYKKTFSGVMYSHNFNISLIIMTMATALIIMGISTNIVISLGMVGALSIVRFRTPIKDPMDLVFLFWAAASGILCGAGLIPLVIIGAILIGIVMLVFANRITVENPFLLIVKYSDASIEKTLEEMISSKVKKHSVKSKSIMADNNLEVTYEIRLKDNNAEFINQVKDMTSVHSAIMLSYDGNFTA; from the coding sequence ATGGATACGACGACAACGAGCACCACGTTTAATGATATTTTCAAATCAAGTTTTTTGGACAAGACCGAGAGCTTTTCGATCATTGACTCCCTGATTGGATTGCTGTTGGCATTTGCCATCGGATTGTTCATTTACGTCATTTATAAGAAGACCTTTTCCGGTGTGATGTACTCGCACAATTTCAATATATCCCTCATCATCATGACAATGGCCACGGCCTTGATCATCATGGGCATATCAACGAATATCGTAATCTCCCTGGGGATGGTCGGCGCGCTCTCCATCGTACGATTCAGAACGCCCATCAAAGATCCCATGGACCTGGTCTTCCTATTCTGGGCAGCGGCCTCTGGGATCTTATGCGGGGCGGGATTAATTCCGCTCGTTATTATCGGTGCCATTTTAATAGGGATCGTCATGCTCGTATTTGCCAATCGAATCACCGTTGAAAATCCCTTTTTATTAATCGTTAAATATTCAGATGCATCCATTGAAAAAACGTTGGAAGAAATGATATCCAGCAAGGTGAAAAAGCATTCCGTCAAATCGAAATCGATCATGGCCGATAATAACCTCGAAGTGACATATGAGATTCGATTAAAAGATAATAATGCGGAATTCATCAATCAAGTAAAGGACATGACCAGCGTCCATTCTGCCATCATGTTGAGTTATGATGGCAACTTCACAGCTTAA
- a CDS encoding catalase, whose protein sequence is MNENESGKINEQSKNRQLDQYRVDDSGKKMTTNQGLRISEDEHSLKAGTRGPTLMEDFHFREKMTHFDHERIPERIVHARGSGAHGYFQVYEPMAEFTKAKFLQDPSVKTPVFVRYSTVAGSRGSADSVRDVRGFSTKFYTEEGNYDLVGNNMPVFFIQDAIKFPDLIHAVKPEPHNEIPQAASAHDTFWDFVANNEETAHMIMWHLSDRAIPRSFRMMEGFGVHTFRFVNEEGVSHFVKFHWKPVLGVKSLVWDEAQKIAGKNPDFHRQDLWEAIETGNYPEFEFGVQMIKEEDEFNFDFDILDPTKLWPEEQVPVKIIGKMVLNQNPDNFFAETEQIAFHPGHVVPGIDFSNDPLLQGRLFSYTDTQLSRLGGPNFHELPINRPVCPFHNNQRDGMHRMTINPGPVSYHKNSLAGNSPEPASEAEGGYAHYQEKVDGRKVRQRSESFKDHYSQAKLFWNSMTEVEKEHIIAAFHFEVGKVKSKDVQQQVVEMFSNVDFELARTIAKGVGANPPTNRNEAETELTSPALSQEQMKVKTAATRKVAILAADGFNASEVNQVLKSFKAAGITAEIVSINRGMITSSTEQQVEVEQTFLTADSVLYDAVYVAGGQKSVDALKASKDSIFFVNEAYNHFKAIGAGKEGADILTKAGIGSFDPNAGVVAITDENSGAAFIEAIAKHRHWIRA, encoded by the coding sequence GTGAATGAAAACGAAAGTGGAAAAATCAATGAGCAAAGCAAAAATCGGCAGTTGGATCAATATCGGGTGGATGATAGTGGGAAAAAGATGACGACTAATCAAGGCTTGCGCATTTCGGAGGATGAGCATTCTTTGAAGGCGGGAACCCGCGGCCCGACATTAATGGAAGATTTTCATTTCCGTGAAAAGATGACCCATTTTGACCATGAGCGAATTCCTGAGCGAATCGTGCATGCACGTGGATCAGGGGCACACGGATATTTTCAAGTATATGAGCCGATGGCTGAATTTACAAAGGCCAAGTTTCTTCAAGACCCTTCGGTCAAGACTCCTGTATTCGTCCGGTACTCCACTGTAGCAGGATCACGCGGATCGGCGGACTCGGTTCGCGATGTCAGGGGATTCTCGACAAAGTTTTATACAGAGGAAGGAAACTATGATTTGGTCGGGAATAATATGCCGGTATTTTTTATCCAGGATGCAATTAAGTTTCCGGATTTGATTCATGCGGTAAAGCCGGAGCCTCATAATGAAATTCCGCAGGCTGCTTCTGCCCATGATACTTTTTGGGATTTTGTTGCCAATAATGAGGAAACGGCACATATGATCATGTGGCATCTTTCCGATCGGGCGATACCGAGAAGCTTCAGGATGATGGAAGGGTTCGGTGTTCATACATTCCGCTTTGTGAATGAAGAAGGCGTATCCCATTTCGTTAAATTCCATTGGAAGCCCGTCCTTGGAGTGAAATCGCTCGTCTGGGATGAAGCCCAGAAAATCGCCGGGAAGAACCCCGATTTTCACCGCCAAGATTTGTGGGAAGCGATTGAAACAGGCAATTACCCTGAATTTGAATTTGGCGTGCAAATGATCAAGGAGGAGGATGAATTCAATTTCGACTTTGACATTCTCGATCCTACTAAACTATGGCCGGAAGAACAGGTGCCGGTGAAAATAATCGGGAAAATGGTGTTGAACCAAAATCCTGATAACTTCTTTGCGGAAACGGAACAGATTGCTTTCCATCCGGGGCATGTTGTGCCGGGCATTGATTTTTCCAATGATCCGCTGCTTCAAGGGCGTTTATTCTCTTACACCGATACACAGCTATCCCGATTGGGTGGACCGAATTTCCATGAGCTTCCGATAAACAGGCCAGTATGCCCTTTTCATAACAATCAGCGCGATGGGATGCATCGGATGACAATCAATCCAGGACCGGTCAGCTACCATAAGAATTCCCTTGCAGGTAACTCCCCGGAACCGGCTTCCGAAGCGGAGGGCGGCTATGCGCACTATCAGGAAAAGGTCGATGGCAGGAAGGTGCGCCAGCGCAGTGAAAGCTTCAAGGACCATTACAGCCAAGCTAAACTATTCTGGAATAGCATGACGGAAGTGGAGAAGGAGCATATTATTGCCGCTTTCCACTTTGAAGTGGGGAAAGTGAAAAGTAAGGACGTCCAGCAGCAGGTTGTCGAGATGTTCAGCAATGTAGATTTCGAACTGGCCCGAACAATTGCCAAGGGTGTGGGAGCGAATCCTCCAACCAACAGGAATGAGGCTGAGACCGAGTTAACCTCTCCCGCGCTAAGCCAAGAGCAAATGAAAGTGAAAACGGCCGCAACCAGAAAAGTGGCAATCCTGGCTGCCGATGGTTTCAACGCATCTGAGGTTAATCAAGTATTGAAATCGTTCAAGGCGGCAGGAATAACTGCGGAGATCGTCAGTATTAATCGGGGAATGATTACAAGTTCAACAGAACAGCAAGTTGAAGTGGAGCAAACATTCCTGACAGCCGATTCGGTACTGTACGATGCCGTTTATGTAGCAGGAGGTCAGAAAAGTGTTGATGCTCTAAAAGCATCTAAGGACTCCATTTTCTTTGTGAATGAAGCTTACAATCATTTCAAGGCAATTGGTGCGGGCAAAGAAGGTGCTGATATCCTAACGAAGGCAGGCATAGGTTCCTTTGATCCCAATGCAGGCGTTGTGGCCATCACGGATGAAAATAGCGGCGCTGCCTTTATCGAGGCCATTGCCAAGCACCGACACTGGATACGCGCATGA
- the pepT gene encoding peptidase T → MKNEIINRFTSYVKVDTQSNEENPSCPSTPGQLTLANALVKELQSIGMEEVTIDDNGYVMATLPANTDKDVPTIGFLAHIDTATDFTGKNVKPQLVENYDGRDLTLHEKLDIVLSPNEFPSLKDYEGHTLITTDGTTLLGADNKAGIAEIMTAMDHLIQHPEIKHGKIRVAFTPDEEIGRGPHKFDVDAFAAQFAYTVDGGPLGELEYESFNAASAKIKISGTNIHPGTAKGKMVNSAKIAMEFHNMLPAAEAPEHTEGYEGFYHLLSFQGDVEETRLSYIIRDFDRQKFNERKEYMTHITKELKEKYGQKRIQLELQDQYFNMREKIEPVKEIVDIAHEAMEKLGIQPKISPIRGGTDGSQLSYMGLPTPNIFTGGENFHGKYEFISVDNMMLATKVIVEIASLFERKAK, encoded by the coding sequence ATGAAGAATGAAATCATTAATAGATTTACTTCTTATGTGAAAGTGGATACACAATCAAATGAGGAAAATCCCTCCTGCCCCTCCACACCTGGTCAGCTGACCTTGGCAAATGCTTTAGTGAAGGAGTTGCAATCCATAGGCATGGAAGAAGTGACGATTGATGATAATGGCTATGTAATGGCGACGCTTCCAGCCAACACGGATAAGGATGTCCCGACGATCGGGTTTTTGGCCCATATCGATACAGCAACGGATTTCACAGGGAAAAACGTAAAACCGCAGCTCGTTGAAAACTATGATGGACGCGATCTTACTTTACATGAAAAATTGGACATCGTCCTCTCACCGAATGAATTCCCTTCACTTAAGGATTATGAAGGGCATACTTTAATTACGACGGATGGGACAACCCTGTTGGGCGCAGATAATAAGGCCGGCATTGCCGAAATCATGACGGCCATGGATCATTTGATACAGCACCCGGAAATCAAGCATGGAAAAATCCGTGTCGCCTTTACACCGGATGAGGAAATCGGCAGAGGCCCGCATAAGTTTGATGTCGATGCTTTTGCTGCCCAATTTGCCTATACAGTTGACGGCGGCCCCCTTGGCGAACTTGAATATGAAAGCTTCAATGCGGCATCGGCCAAAATCAAAATCAGTGGGACCAACATTCACCCCGGTACCGCTAAAGGAAAGATGGTCAATTCTGCTAAAATCGCCATGGAATTTCACAATATGCTCCCAGCGGCAGAAGCACCGGAACATACGGAGGGCTACGAAGGTTTTTACCACCTGCTATCCTTTCAAGGCGATGTCGAAGAGACTAGGCTTTCCTACATCATCAGGGATTTCGATCGCCAAAAATTCAATGAGCGCAAGGAATATATGACGCACATCACCAAGGAACTAAAAGAAAAGTATGGACAAAAACGTATCCAGCTTGAATTGCAGGACCAATATTTCAATATGAGGGAAAAAATTGAGCCAGTCAAAGAAATCGTGGACATCGCCCATGAAGCCATGGAAAAACTCGGTATACAACCAAAAATCTCGCCAATCCGCGGTGGAACGGATGGATCTCAATTATCGTATATGGGCCTGCCGACACCCAATATATTCACCGGCGGTGAGAACTTTCATGGCAAATATGAATTTATTTCCGTCGATAATATGATGCTGGCCACAAAGGTGATCGTTGAAATTGCCTCCCTCTTTGAAAGAAAAGCGAAGTAG
- a CDS encoding alpha-amylase: MKRNHTMMQFFEWHLEADGSHWDRLKLAASKLKDTGIDCVWLPPVTKGQSIGDNGYGIYDGYDLGEFDQKGTIRTKYGTKEELHQAITTCHDYGLCVYIDLVMNHKAGADGTEKFEVIEVNPDNRMEDISEPFEIEGWTTFDFPGRNNQYSDFKWNHTHFNGTDYDAKNDKMGVYRITGENKHWNQHVIDEFGNYDYLMFANIDYSQPEVRQEMITWGKWMVDTLKCDGFRLDAVKHIDYEFINDFLQELIPYTKEHFFMVGEFWKADVKSCQNYLEQTNHDLNLFDVSLHYKFHEASNAGTDFDLSTIFDDTLVKTNPEQAVTFVDNHDSQPHESLESWVKDWFKPSAYALILLRQCGYPCVFYGDYYGIGGPSPVPGKKDILDRLLYARYEKAYGEQKDYFDDPNTIGWVRLGVEELEGSGCAIVVCNADHNSEKRMFVGEQRAGEIWTDVTYHRDDHITIEEDGYATFPVHGKSVSVWALNEKPLEAEEN, from the coding sequence ATGAAAAGAAATCATACAATGATGCAATTTTTCGAGTGGCATCTTGAAGCAGATGGTTCTCATTGGGACAGATTGAAATTAGCGGCCTCCAAATTGAAAGATACAGGTATTGACTGTGTTTGGCTCCCGCCTGTTACTAAAGGGCAGTCCATTGGTGACAACGGTTATGGAATATACGACGGGTACGATCTAGGGGAATTTGACCAAAAAGGCACCATTCGTACCAAATACGGTACAAAAGAAGAATTGCATCAAGCCATAACCACCTGTCATGACTACGGTCTGTGCGTATATATCGACTTAGTCATGAATCACAAAGCCGGAGCCGACGGAACCGAAAAATTTGAAGTCATCGAGGTCAATCCAGACAACCGTATGGAAGACATCTCAGAGCCATTTGAAATTGAAGGCTGGACGACATTCGATTTCCCAGGCCGTAATAATCAATACTCTGATTTCAAGTGGAACCATACGCATTTCAATGGAACTGACTATGATGCTAAAAACGACAAAATGGGCGTCTATCGGATCACTGGGGAAAACAAACACTGGAACCAGCACGTCATTGATGAATTCGGCAATTACGATTATCTAATGTTCGCGAACATCGATTACAGCCAGCCCGAAGTTCGCCAGGAAATGATTACTTGGGGAAAGTGGATGGTTGATACATTGAAGTGTGATGGCTTCCGCTTGGACGCCGTGAAGCATATTGATTATGAATTCATTAATGATTTTTTACAGGAGCTCATTCCTTATACGAAAGAACATTTTTTCATGGTCGGGGAGTTTTGGAAAGCCGATGTGAAATCCTGTCAAAACTACTTGGAGCAAACCAATCATGACCTCAATTTGTTCGATGTTTCCCTGCATTATAAATTTCATGAGGCCTCAAATGCAGGAACCGACTTCGACCTCTCAACCATCTTTGATGATACCCTCGTAAAAACCAATCCGGAACAGGCCGTCACTTTTGTCGACAACCATGACTCCCAGCCTCATGAATCGCTGGAATCATGGGTAAAGGATTGGTTTAAACCGTCTGCATATGCTCTTATCCTGCTGAGGCAATGCGGTTACCCCTGTGTCTTTTACGGGGACTATTACGGCATTGGCGGTCCTTCGCCGGTACCCGGGAAAAAGGATATATTGGATCGCCTTTTATATGCCAGATATGAAAAAGCGTATGGGGAACAGAAGGACTATTTTGATGATCCAAATACGATAGGCTGGGTTCGATTAGGGGTTGAAGAGCTGGAAGGCTCGGGGTGTGCGATCGTTGTCTGTAACGCAGACCACAACAGTGAAAAAAGAATGTTCGTGGGTGAGCAACGTGCAGGCGAAATCTGGACTGATGTAACCTATCACAGAGATGATCACATCACCATTGAAGAAGATGGCTACGCGACCTTTCCCGTACATGGAAAAAGCGTATCCGTATGGGCCCTGAATGAAAAACCGCTTGAAGCAGAAGAAAACTAA
- a CDS encoding aspartate aminotransferase family protein, whose product MATITPTKNDQLLEQQNTRESNARSYPRRLPMAIEKAEGIYLTDMDGKTYIDFLAGAGTLALGHNHPAVLEEMEKVLKNKSPLHTLDFTTPIKEQFVDEIFEWLPEEFRKNAKIQFCGPTGGDAIEAALKLVKTATGNSGILSFQGAYHGATHATMSISGNTKPKEKVQGLMPDVQFLPYPYQYRCPFGIGGEDSHKISSQYIENLLNDPESGLLAPAGMILEAVQGEGGSIPAPIPWLKEIRRITKEKGIPLIIDEVQSGIGRTGKMFAFEHAGIIPDVLVLSKAIGGSLPLSVVIYHKDLDVWTPGAHIGTFRGNQLAMAAGTASLKYMKQTNLIEHAAKMGELLQDILKDLQKDIPQIGDVRGRGLMVGVEMVDHQKEQNQNGSYPAHSELASAIQQECFERGLILEVGGRHGSVVRFLPPLIVTEAQLREATEIFEQAVRAAVARG is encoded by the coding sequence ATGGCAACTATCACACCCACTAAAAATGATCAATTGCTGGAACAGCAAAATACAAGGGAGTCAAACGCTCGTTCATATCCTAGAAGATTACCCATGGCCATCGAAAAAGCGGAAGGTATTTACCTTACAGACATGGATGGGAAAACATATATAGATTTTCTTGCCGGAGCCGGAACATTAGCGCTTGGACACAATCACCCGGCTGTCCTTGAAGAAATGGAAAAAGTACTTAAAAATAAAAGTCCTTTGCACACTTTGGACTTTACTACACCGATAAAAGAGCAGTTCGTTGATGAAATTTTTGAATGGCTGCCAGAAGAGTTCCGAAAAAATGCAAAAATCCAATTTTGCGGCCCCACTGGCGGGGATGCCATAGAAGCTGCACTTAAATTAGTTAAAACCGCTACAGGCAACAGCGGCATTTTATCATTCCAAGGTGCATATCACGGGGCAACGCACGCAACGATGTCAATTAGCGGAAATACAAAACCGAAGGAAAAGGTTCAAGGATTGATGCCAGATGTACAATTCCTGCCATATCCTTATCAATATCGCTGTCCTTTTGGCATTGGGGGCGAGGATAGTCATAAAATCAGCAGCCAATATATCGAAAACCTGCTGAATGATCCCGAATCCGGATTATTGGCTCCTGCGGGAATGATTTTAGAGGCCGTGCAAGGAGAGGGCGGCTCCATACCTGCGCCGATCCCTTGGCTTAAGGAAATCAGAAGAATAACAAAAGAGAAGGGCATCCCGCTGATCATTGACGAAGTTCAATCAGGCATAGGTCGCACAGGCAAAATGTTCGCCTTTGAACATGCAGGAATCATTCCGGATGTTCTTGTCCTATCGAAAGCAATCGGTGGCAGCCTGCCATTATCTGTCGTGATTTATCATAAAGATTTGGATGTTTGGACTCCAGGTGCACATATCGGCACATTCCGCGGGAACCAATTGGCAATGGCAGCAGGCACTGCAAGTTTAAAGTACATGAAACAAACCAACCTTATTGAACATGCAGCAAAAATGGGTGAACTGTTACAGGATATCCTCAAAGATTTGCAAAAGGATATACCGCAGATTGGCGATGTTAGAGGTCGCGGCCTAATGGTTGGCGTTGAGATGGTCGATCATCAAAAAGAGCAAAATCAAAATGGGAGTTACCCAGCCCATTCGGAGCTTGCAAGCGCGATACAACAGGAGTGCTTCGAAAGAGGTTTGATTCTGGAAGTCGGAGGCAGACATGGAAGCGTAGTGAGATTCCTGCCGCCATTAATCGTAACGGAAGCCCAGCTTCGCGAAGCTACTGAAATTTTTGAACAAGCTGTTCGTGCAGCAGTAGCAAGGGGCTGA
- a CDS encoding CotH kinase family protein, producing the protein MLKTRYVAAAIGLLIMIFIAAMYLVPLLQVEKATKGNTYAKSVFDQSKVTKVDITLADDDLDSILDNPSEKEIVNADVTINGETVKNVGFRTKGNLSLNSVVQMDDSERYSWKIDFDYYQDDQDLHGLKKLALNNNYSDPTFMREYLSYELMEKMGIATPGHSYMYVTINGKEWGLYLGVEAIEETFLNTNFADATGDLYYPDGTGSDLKWISEDIDDYTGLNLKTNDHSDQSAMIHMLDAINNGGNIEEVLDVDEMLRYFAANTALVNLDHYQGDKKHNYYLYEENGVFSILPWDYNMSFGGYSGGGGRQAGGTARKNEDEATAKNDNAEQDDMKLPEEAPNMNGGGMMDMSSHFMNESNINFSITEPVSGTALEDRPLLNALLSNDEYREKYDDYLNDIATDFFSEEKMTAMTSEISTLITPYVKRDPTKFYTMNEFLEATSGEETLVDFAVQRAGSILAQLSGDLIVEGETESGTDGRAPNMGADANGGQQPPNMAGGGEMPAMQPPDIDRGGNGSPPDITGKMGQKEPGNSSSSKDTIILSLVLLILLLGAIAFAHFFKRRGKTG; encoded by the coding sequence ATGTTAAAAACAAGATATGTTGCAGCGGCGATTGGATTATTGATCATGATTTTTATAGCAGCGATGTACCTCGTTCCCCTTCTTCAAGTGGAAAAAGCAACGAAAGGGAATACCTATGCAAAATCGGTATTTGACCAAAGTAAGGTGACGAAAGTTGATATTACACTAGCTGATGATGATTTGGATTCCATCCTGGATAACCCTTCTGAAAAAGAAATCGTTAACGCCGATGTGACGATAAATGGGGAGACGGTTAAAAATGTGGGGTTTCGCACCAAGGGAAATCTTTCCTTGAATTCCGTTGTTCAAATGGACGATTCCGAACGTTACAGCTGGAAGATAGACTTTGATTATTATCAGGACGATCAAGATTTACACGGGCTGAAAAAGTTGGCACTGAACAATAATTACAGTGATCCTACTTTTATGAGAGAATATCTTTCCTATGAATTAATGGAAAAGATGGGCATAGCGACACCAGGGCACTCCTATATGTACGTGACCATCAACGGAAAGGAATGGGGCCTTTACTTAGGTGTGGAAGCTATAGAGGAAACCTTTCTAAATACCAACTTCGCTGATGCTACAGGCGATCTCTATTATCCTGATGGTACTGGAAGCGATTTAAAATGGATCAGCGAAGACATTGATGACTACACAGGATTGAATTTGAAAACAAACGATCATTCGGACCAATCCGCCATGATCCACATGCTCGATGCCATCAATAATGGAGGCAATATCGAGGAAGTATTGGATGTCGATGAAATGCTGCGCTACTTCGCAGCCAACACTGCCCTTGTCAACCTTGATCACTATCAAGGAGATAAAAAGCACAATTATTACCTATATGAAGAGAACGGAGTCTTTTCGATATTGCCGTGGGACTATAATATGTCATTTGGCGGTTATTCCGGAGGCGGCGGGAGGCAGGCAGGCGGCACCGCTCGAAAAAATGAAGATGAAGCGACTGCTAAGAACGATAATGCTGAGCAGGATGACATGAAGCTTCCCGAGGAAGCACCGAATATGAACGGTGGCGGGATGATGGATATGAGCTCCCATTTCATGAATGAAAGTAACATCAACTTCAGCATCACCGAGCCCGTTTCAGGCACGGCCCTTGAAGATCGCCCTTTATTGAATGCCCTGCTTTCTAACGACGAATACCGTGAAAAATATGATGATTATCTAAACGACATTGCCACAGATTTTTTCTCTGAAGAAAAAATGACAGCAATGACCTCTGAAATCTCAACGTTGATCACACCATATGTGAAAAGAGATCCAACCAAGTTTTATACAATGAATGAGTTTTTAGAAGCAACATCCGGTGAGGAAACCCTTGTTGACTTCGCCGTTCAACGTGCTGGATCGATCTTGGCGCAGCTATCCGGAGACCTGATTGTCGAAGGTGAGACGGAAAGCGGCACGGACGGCAGAGCGCCTAATATGGGCGCTGACGCAAATGGAGGCCAGCAACCACCAAACATGGCCGGCGGCGGGGAAATGCCTGCCATGCAGCCCCCTGACATCGATCGCGGCGGGAATGGCTCACCCCCTGATATAACGGGGAAGATGGGCCAAAAGGAGCCAGGAAACAGCAGCTCCTCCAAAGATACGATCATTCTATCCCTGGTGCTCCTGATTTTATTATTGGGCGCAATCGCTTTTGCCCACTTCTTTAAACGAAGGGGCAAAACCGGATGA